In the genome of Croceimicrobium hydrocarbonivorans, one region contains:
- a CDS encoding O-antigen ligase family protein: MPQLSRYWSFLFFASLGYYTLLLPWQVQWLPVTLGIMLSGLFWLLSADFRSKLQNLSGNKYAAFLFASFLIVVLGSMHSAEQEQASKEVFSKLPFLVWPLMLGSVKALEKNRMEQILRIFVLSTAVLVLVSFGYAFYRYQQFSDPVVFYFADLLILTKVPPHYLGMYVTFAYALLMYRLIRGTPLLPKIWLNAFILCLFILAIIFIWVRMQYLLFILVNAFLVGQYIKAKKGKKVAYAAFAMFTLFFSLLLLAIPGSRSRLLDTYNELRSFEQMVENKQTNPRKFLWSEGVEVIAEHFWMGVGTGSENTALNEKLEKVDAIFWDGKHTYQLYEMRFNYHNSFLQVFAANGVFAFALFLILLFYPLFDIRKHPYRTEVRLFLGICILSFITESMLERQAGVLFFSFFYALLLAMPHTKSQDLKPRRPALEAESEKA, translated from the coding sequence ATGCCTCAGCTTTCCCGCTATTGGTCCTTTCTGTTTTTTGCCAGTTTGGGGTATTATACCCTGCTTTTACCTTGGCAAGTGCAGTGGCTGCCAGTAACTTTGGGAATTATGCTGAGTGGTTTGTTTTGGCTCTTAAGTGCCGACTTCCGCTCTAAGCTTCAAAACCTATCCGGTAATAAATACGCTGCATTTCTTTTTGCCAGTTTTCTGATTGTAGTCCTGGGCTCCATGCATTCGGCAGAACAAGAGCAAGCCTCCAAAGAAGTATTTTCGAAACTGCCATTTTTAGTTTGGCCCTTGATGCTGGGGAGTGTAAAAGCTCTGGAGAAAAACCGCATGGAGCAGATCCTGCGCATTTTTGTGCTCTCCACCGCAGTATTGGTTTTAGTTTCTTTCGGATACGCCTTTTATCGCTATCAACAGTTTTCGGATCCGGTGGTCTTTTATTTCGCAGATTTACTGATCCTCACTAAGGTGCCGCCGCATTATTTAGGCATGTATGTAACCTTTGCCTATGCGCTTTTAATGTATCGTCTGATCCGCGGAACCCCACTTCTACCCAAAATTTGGCTTAATGCCTTCATCCTTTGTTTGTTTATTCTGGCGATTATTTTCATTTGGGTTCGGATGCAATATTTGCTCTTTATCCTGGTCAATGCTTTTTTGGTAGGACAGTATATCAAAGCCAAGAAAGGGAAGAAGGTAGCCTATGCCGCTTTTGCGATGTTTACCCTGTTTTTCAGTCTGCTGCTATTAGCCATTCCTGGCAGTAGAAGCCGCCTGCTCGACACTTACAATGAACTACGCTCATTCGAGCAAATGGTGGAAAACAAGCAAACCAATCCCCGTAAGTTTTTGTGGAGTGAAGGGGTAGAGGTTATTGCAGAGCATTTCTGGATGGGCGTTGGAACCGGCTCAGAGAATACGGCCCTCAATGAAAAGCTCGAAAAGGTGGATGCTATCTTTTGGGATGGTAAGCATACCTATCAGCTTTATGAAATGCGCTTCAATTACCACAATAGCTTTTTGCAGGTCTTTGCCGCCAATGGAGTTTTTGCCTTTGCCCTTTTCTTGATTTTACTCTTTTACCCACTCTTTGATATTCGCAAGCATCCCTATCGGACCGAGGTTCGTCTCTTTTTAGGAATTTGCATTTTGAGCTTTATTACCGAGAGTATGCTCGAACGCCAGGCTGGAGTACTTTTCTTTAGCTTCTTTTATGCCCTTTTACTGGCCATGCCCCATACTAAAAGTCAGGACTTAAAGCCGCGCCGACCCGCTCTTGAAGCAGAGTCGGAGAAAGCCTGA
- a CDS encoding glycosyltransferase: MTKAFSVILPFYRGDQPEQLNAAIQSLVDQSLRAQEIVLIQDGPVPAALSDLVAKWQVEYPEIKTVILEKNQGLSQALNAGIKAARYEWLARMDADDICLPDRFEKQWALIEEQPELAILGSWIEEYDEQMEKPLSIRRLPEKHADIIGYARWRCPFNHMTVMYRKSVVIALGMYADYGAVGDDYELWARFLMKGYRSANIQEVLVKARTGNAMFSKRRRGWKYLKHELQEIRDLYRLGLLKPWHFVFHVTLKTVVRLAPPFMVKWIYKGIRKTS, translated from the coding sequence ATGACCAAAGCCTTTAGTGTAATTCTACCTTTCTACCGTGGAGATCAGCCGGAGCAGTTAAATGCGGCGATTCAAAGCTTGGTGGATCAAAGCCTGAGGGCCCAGGAAATTGTTTTGATTCAAGATGGTCCGGTTCCAGCCGCGCTTAGCGATTTGGTTGCGAAATGGCAGGTCGAGTACCCCGAAATCAAAACGGTAATCTTGGAGAAAAACCAAGGGCTGTCTCAGGCGCTAAATGCTGGAATTAAAGCAGCCAGATATGAATGGTTGGCCCGCATGGATGCGGATGATATTTGTTTACCCGATCGCTTTGAAAAACAATGGGCATTAATTGAGGAACAACCCGAACTGGCCATTTTAGGCTCTTGGATAGAGGAGTACGATGAGCAGATGGAAAAGCCATTGTCCATTCGGCGATTACCCGAAAAGCATGCAGATATTATCGGCTATGCTCGTTGGCGCTGTCCCTTTAATCACATGACCGTGATGTACCGTAAATCAGTAGTTATTGCCTTGGGCATGTATGCAGATTATGGGGCCGTGGGTGATGATTATGAGCTTTGGGCGCGCTTCTTAATGAAAGGCTATCGCTCCGCAAATATTCAGGAGGTCTTGGTAAAGGCTCGGACCGGTAATGCAATGTTTTCGAAGCGCCGTCGAGGTTGGAAATACCTGAAGCATGAACTGCAGGAAATCCGTGATCTCTATCGTTTAGGACTCTTAAAACCCTGGCATTTCGTTTTTCATGTTACTTTAAAAACAGTGGTTCGCCTGGCGCCACCCTTTATGGTGAAATGGATTTATAAAGGAATTCGCAAAACCAGCTAA
- a CDS encoding oligosaccharide flippase family protein has protein sequence MQRLGRNIGFMGLSQAANYLLPLVTLPFITRIVGPDNYGLIEFATVTVLYFSALVTYGFTFTGTRKIAELGESHHRISKVYSVVMQSKLLLLLLSTLLFILLLFLVPEYATEKKLMIFAFPFVIGWGLYPDFLFQGRQDLGVIALANLGIKTVGAVLILSLLREPEDYPLVVGINSITQIAAAAITLWYAHYRYKWLHFQWQAWRMVKAYLKSGFYIFASHFFTRVYTFGSILFLGFILAERELGLFAAAMKLITVGQSFLFTPVGSALYPHLAQKLKDDPASYFKERRRFLGYLLALSALLSIVLIVGQDFWVRLLFGAAYEEAAPALALMAPVMVFTALSHFGMKQGLMVLKADGWNFRIVLITGLASIAFNYFFIEWMGMIGAAWAKLALEALLAILSLYYFQKAVQRFKR, from the coding sequence ATGCAGCGCCTCGGTCGGAATATCGGATTTATGGGCCTTTCGCAGGCGGCTAATTATCTGCTGCCGCTGGTTACCCTGCCTTTTATTACCCGGATTGTTGGTCCTGATAATTATGGACTGATTGAATTCGCTACCGTTACTGTCCTTTATTTTTCCGCGCTGGTTACTTATGGGTTTACCTTTACCGGCACTCGTAAGATTGCCGAATTAGGCGAATCCCATCATCGAATTTCCAAGGTTTATTCGGTAGTGATGCAATCGAAATTATTGCTGCTACTGCTAAGTACCCTTCTTTTCATTCTACTATTATTCCTGGTGCCCGAGTATGCTACGGAAAAGAAGCTGATGATCTTCGCCTTTCCCTTTGTGATAGGCTGGGGCCTTTATCCTGATTTTCTATTTCAAGGTCGGCAGGATTTAGGGGTCATCGCCTTAGCCAATTTGGGTATCAAAACGGTAGGAGCCGTGCTTATTCTTAGCCTTTTACGCGAGCCGGAAGATTATCCGCTGGTAGTGGGGATTAATTCCATAACTCAAATAGCCGCAGCAGCAATTACCCTTTGGTATGCCCATTATCGTTATAAATGGCTCCATTTTCAATGGCAGGCCTGGCGCATGGTAAAGGCCTATCTCAAAAGCGGCTTTTACATTTTTGCTTCGCATTTCTTTACTCGGGTTTACACCTTTGGTAGTATCCTCTTTTTAGGCTTTATCCTCGCCGAAAGGGAATTGGGGCTTTTCGCCGCTGCCATGAAGCTTATTACCGTAGGGCAAAGCTTTCTCTTTACTCCAGTTGGTAGTGCGCTTTATCCCCATTTAGCTCAAAAGCTTAAGGATGATCCTGCCAGCTATTTCAAAGAAAGACGTCGATTTTTGGGCTATCTCCTGGCCCTTAGTGCCCTGCTTTCAATAGTGCTGATCGTCGGTCAGGATTTTTGGGTACGATTGCTTTTTGGTGCAGCCTATGAGGAAGCGGCTCCGGCATTGGCCTTAATGGCTCCAGTGATGGTATTTACGGCTTTAAGTCATTTTGGAATGAAGCAGGGCTTAATGGTGCTCAAGGCAGATGGATGGAATTTCCGCATTGTACTGATCACCGGATTGGCTTCTATTGCCTTTAATTATTTCTTTATCGAATGGATGGGGATGATAGGAGCCGCTTGGGCCAAATTGGCGCTCGAAGCTTTACTGGCGATCCTCAGTCTCTACTATTTTCAAAAGGCGGTGCAGCGTTTTAAGCGCTAA
- a CDS encoding acyltransferase: protein MSQLRQHLKYGFGQKWRAFRQKRRLSHLGSRVWIDKNVELMRYPINIRIEDEVVLKEGARICACNDRAKISIGARTTIGYHNFIFASAGIEIGSDCLIAPFVYLVDSDHGIQKDQLINQQPNQTAPIKIANGAWIASNVTILKGVEIGEGAVIAANSVVNRNVPAFEIWGGSPAKKIGERE from the coding sequence ATGAGCCAGTTACGGCAACATTTAAAATACGGATTCGGCCAAAAATGGCGGGCCTTTCGCCAAAAACGCCGACTCTCTCATTTAGGTTCACGCGTGTGGATTGATAAGAATGTGGAGCTGATGCGTTACCCCATTAATATCCGCATTGAGGATGAGGTGGTACTTAAGGAAGGCGCTCGTATTTGTGCTTGTAATGATCGAGCGAAAATCAGTATTGGTGCTCGCACCACCATTGGTTACCATAATTTCATCTTCGCCAGTGCGGGAATTGAAATTGGCTCCGATTGTTTGATTGCCCCCTTTGTTTATTTGGTCGATTCAGATCATGGGATTCAAAAAGATCAGTTGATTAATCAGCAACCAAATCAAACAGCCCCTATAAAAATTGCTAATGGCGCTTGGATAGCCAGTAATGTCACCATCCTCAAAGGAGTGGAGATTGGCGAAGGCGCGGTGATTGCAGCCAATTCCGTGGTGAACCGGAATGTTCCCGCTTTCGAAATTTGGGGTGGTAGCCCCGCTAAAAAGATTGGGGAGCGTGAATAA